In Pan troglodytes isolate AG18354 chromosome 20, NHGRI_mPanTro3-v2.0_pri, whole genome shotgun sequence, the genomic window ACCACAAAAATCAAGTGACTAGAGGGTTGGAGCTTTCAGCCCCACCCATTGACTTTCAGGAAGGGGAAGTGGGGACTGGAGATTGAGCTCTATAAaaaaatgttggctgggtgcagtggcttacgcctgtaatcccagcactctcgaaggccgaggtgggtggatctcaaagtcaggaattcgagaccagcctggccaacatggtgaaactctatctctactgaaaatacaaaaattagccaggcatggtgatgtgcgcctgtagccccagctactcaggagactgaggcaggagaattgcttgaactgcttgaacctgggaggtggaggttgcagtgagccaagatcccgccactgcactccagcctgagggacagggtgagactctgtctaaaaaaaaaaaaagttagacaccaggcacggtggctcacacttgtcatcccagcactttgtgaggccaaggtgggcagatcgctttaagcccaggaatttgaaaccagtctaggatacatggcgaaaccctgtttgtacaaaaaattagtcgggcatggtatctcacgcctgtagtccccactacttaggaggctgaggctggagaatcccttgagcccagggaagtggaggttacagtgagcagcgATCATGCcattagactccagcctgggtgatagaatgagaccctgtctcaaaaaaaaagaaaaaagaaaaaagaaaaagaaaagaaaagaaaagaaattagccaggcatggttccaggtacctacagtcccagcaactcaggaggctgaggtgggaggatcacttgagcccaggagtttgaggctgcagtgagctgtgactgcaccactacaccccagaCTGGGGTAGAGAGTGagatcctattaaaaaaaaaaaaaaaaaaaaaaccttgagaaaTGAGATTAGATGAGCTTCTTGAGTTGGTGAACACATAGAGGTGCCGGAAGGTTGAGTGCCTGAAGAGAGAGCATGGAAGCTCCATGTACCACCTCAACCTCTCCCTTGCTATATACTTGCCCTAAGCATCTATTTTGACTGTTTTTGAGCtgtattcttttctccttttttttgagacagagtctcactctattgcccaggcttggagtacagtggcatgatctcggctgactacaacctcttcttcctgggttcaaatgattctcgtgcctcagcctcctcagtagctggaactactggcatgtgccactacgcccggttaatttttgtgtttttagtagagacaaggttttgccacattggccagactggtctccaaatcctggcctcaagtgatccaccagcctcagactctcaaagtgctgggattactggcgtgaaccaccatgcctggcctaagatGTACTCTTTAGAATAAACCAATAAATGAAAGCAAAGTGATTTATTGTGTTCTGCgtgccattctagcaaattacaAAGCTGATGAGGGGGTCACAGGAACCCCTGATTTATAGCCCATCAGTCAGAAGTACAGGTGGCCACATGGGACTTGCATTGGTGTCTGAAGTGAAGACAGTCTTGTGGGAGTGAGACCTTTAACTTGTgcgatctgatgctatctccagttAGACAGCATCAGAACTGAATTTCATTGTAGGATAGACAGTGGTGTCTCCAGAGAattggagacttgctctgtttgGAAAAAAGCCCACACATATGCTGTTAGAAGTATGTGTGTAAATAGAGAAGTGAGTTTTTGCTTAATCATATATCTTTGTTGTTTAttgttttcctctcattttttcaccttggtaattttttgtttcatttccctGAATCTCTGAAGAAGAAAGGGCCTGGACTCTCATATTCTTTGACCCTTGTTATTTGGAGGGAtgaactccagtctcccacagaAGGTTAGAGGTGAAGGAACATTCGGACACATAGGTTTCTAAGATGAGTAGTTTGATGACATCTCCAAGGTGTCTTCTGGGAATGGTAAGAAACCCTGAGTTTCTGTCACTGGATTGATTCCAGCTCCATTGTTCCCTTGTCCTTCAGCAAAGTCTCTGCTGAAGCCTATTATGTAAAAATCACAGGACACCATTGGTTTAAACTGAGCTACTGTACTACActcaacaaacaaaaccaaaatagagTCACTCATACTAAAGTTCTATGTCACCAAACCAAAAACTAAGTTGTTTATCTGGCTTTCCAAGAAatcataaagagagagagagagagagagaaaatagccaAATTCCCAAACAGGTCACTTTCAGTAGCCATGAAAATGCCTCTGCTTTAATCCTTACAAAAGAAGTAACATAAGTAACCATGTCAGTcaatctgttttgtttgtttgtttttttaattattgtttccCTATTCCCACTGTATGGAAAAAGCAACTTTGAAATGACcattcagcttttttttctttgtttctgctttctttagCCCTCCTCTCCCTATAAAATCAAACTTCTCTGTTCTACTCATCAATACAGGCATTCTGTTTTGAGGGATGAGGTGTTGTCTGATTCTagaattatgaataaagccaATAAAAACTTTACACTAAAttagttgtaattttgtcttttgacaaatCCTTGGAGCTTGTGTTGCTCAACAGGAAGCCAGGGACTGGCCACAAGAAAAGGAACTCAGCTAGTGGTAAGTTGGGGTctggcaatttaaaaattattgttggaATCCCTGCTGTATGACAGACATTTCCTAAACTCTGGAGCAGGGCTGTACAATGAAGTATCTACTTGCCAAAtacagcttttttgttttgttttgttttttcagtcttttttttttcttttttcttttcttttcttttattttattatactttaagttttaggaaatgatgagttcatgtcctttgtagggacatggacgaagctggaaaccatcattctcagcaaactatcgcaaggacaaataCAGCTTTTGAGTGCTtgctatttttctcatttaaccttaagtgtgctataaatataaaatgcatctCATGTCTTCtaagacttagtatgaaaaaagAACGCCatttatctcattaataatttttattctgattAAATGTTCCAATGATACCCTTTTTGATATGTAGGattcaagaaaatatattattggtGTTAATTTCCCAAATGTTTCCTACTCTGTTTACACGTGGCTACTTGAAAACTATAAGACACAAATATGGCCCGTGTTTACAGATCACATTatgtttctattggacagtgctatGCTAGAGACATAGCACTGAAAGAAGGTGCTACTTGTGGAGTTTGTATATCAGTGCAGAAAGTATTTatgatagaaaataaatgaacaaacaaataagaaaagcatCTGGTGAGATAGGCTGGACCTGGGGCAGCTGTTTTGCAAATGGATTAAGAGAATATCTCTCTGAGGACAAGATATTTaagctaaaatataaatattcagaaAGAGCCAGGTGTGGAAAACTCCAGAGGAAGATCATAgtaggcagaaggaagagagaaagcaaaagccCTGAAATGGCAAGAAGCTGGCATGGTCAAGGAATCAAGGAGTCCACCATGGGTCCAGCACAGTGTGTCAGGTGAGAGTGCAGAGATGAGGTCTGGGGACACACAAGACAAATCTCAGGGTGCTTGAGAAGTGTGAGTTAGAAATGTGGAAGCCATAGAAGAGTGCTGAGAAGAATAACAtcattgtcttatttttccttttgaaatataatttgtctGTGTCTGGATTTTAGCAGAGGGAATAGCAGGACCAGGAACAAGCTATCTGCAAAGTTTGTACAAATATCCAAGCCTGGCAGGGCCATGGACATGGGTAGTGGAGATGGAGATGGCTCTGGCTGTGCATTCAGCATGTTCTGTAGATATAATCAATAGGACTTGGATTGTATTGGGTGGTAAGGAAAATGAAAGGTGAGTTCTACATTTAGAGCTTTAATAACTGAATATTTAAACTCCAAATAGATACAGAATATTGGAAGAACGGCAGGTTTGGGAGGAAGGGACAAGCAACAGTTTAGTTTGGGCAATGTTTAGTTGGGCAAGGTGCCAACGATAAGAGTAGCGATCTAACTGACCCCAAAGCCCAGTGCTCTTTACTCTGTAACAGTGATGCTCAACTGGGGGGAATTTTGCCTCCCACGGGACCTTTGACAATGTCTATAGACACTTTCAGTTGTCACTCCTGAAGGGGGAGTTGCTACTAGCATCGGTGGATAGAGGCCAGGGgcgctgctaaatatcctactgTGCACAGAACagtcccccacaacaaagaattatgcaGCCCCAATTGTCTGTAGTGCCAACGTTGAGAAACCTTGAGCTACATTAAACAATGTCCCATGAAAGACCTCAGTGAAAGTGACTGGTAatgacaggaagaaaagaaggaagagagaaagggaaaggaggaaaaaaccaTGATACTAGGGTATGACCACATGCTGGAAATATCTGGGGAACTCCTTTCAAATGCAGCGTTTTAGAGTTGCAACGGTAGTGGCTCTAAAGTTGCTCATCCTGAATTTCAAATCTTGCTGCCTCCACTGACCGGCTGGACatgatgctgaaaaaaaaaacctacaaaaaccCCAAGGCCATGAATTCCCTCTGGTACAAAAAGGGGTAATGATGGCTGCCCACAATGTTATTATGAGTATTATATGTGAACAAGTGGTGGATAATTCTGTTACTTTTAGAGAGGCTGGATATCCCAAGGTAGGAAGAGTCTCTAATTTTCCTGGCCATAAAAATCACTGTAGCTTTTACACAGAGAGATTCTAGAGTTGGGTTCATGAACATGCATTTTAACAAATACCTTGGATGTTTCTGATACAGCCCACAGACCACAGTATAAGCAAATTTGGTCAAGTGGCAAAGACACAAGGGACACAGAGACCTTTGGGTTGAGTTGGATGCAACAGCTTCCCATGTGACCTGGTGCAGAGGCAGGGACTGTAATTTTGTGattctgtttcttaaaagcaaGGAAATAGATCCCAGAAAGATGCCAGGATATCTTCCCATAGTGTTATTGCCCAGAATTTAGTCATGTTTCCACCAATAAAGCAATCCCTTGCAAAGCAAAAGGAATTCTAgttaaaacaaattagaaaatcaagATATGCCCGCAAAGATGGAGGAGGGATACCTTCCCCCAAAAGAGTGAGTAACTGAACAAAATTGCAATTTGATTTgcagagaagaaatgaagaacagtTATTTGTGGGGGCAGGGGGCATCACCAGCAATATCTGTCAGAATTGTTGCATAGAGAAAGGGCTTAGAAGTCAGACTAAGCTAGATTAAAGATCTTTGTCTACTGTTTCCTACTTAAGTGACCAGCAGATTTCACAATTGCTCTCAACATTGAGTCATTCTTGTGGAAACTACAAACAATGAATATTACAGAGCTACTATGTAGACCAAACTACAACCCATATGTAGCAATTAACACAGTGAATAGTCTCTGATAAGAACCCTACAAATACTAGCTAAATATTCATGCTCATTCCGTTTATCCCACTGACCTTGAAGATATACAATGGATGCTAATTCACTGCATCCCAAACAGAGAACTTTATATCAAGTAGGGACGATGAAAAGCAGACGGGAGAAAGTAAATATAGGGCCCTCTTTGTTGACTTCATCTAGCACAGAATCTATAGGATGTAAtatatttctgctcttttttttgtggggggggaaATGGAATCTACTCTgacacccagactgaagtgcagtggcacgatcttggctcactgcaacctctgcctcccgggttcaagcaattctcctgcctcagcctcctaagtagctggagttacgggctcttgccaccacacctggctaatttttgcatttttagtagagatggagtttcaccatgttggccaggccagtctccaactcctgatctcaagtgatccactcccctcaacctcctaaagtgctggggttacaggcatgagtcaccacgcccggcctatagcATGTAATATATGTCTACATATTACAAGTAATGGTTCAAAATCCTCTTCAGCTAACTCAATCCAAACCCTAAAACTTCAAATTAAGTATCAACTAAAAAATAGGTCAAGGGTCCTCACAGTGGGAGGGACAGGAGCTGGGAGACTGGGAGAGCATGTGGCCGAAAGAAGTTGCAGAGCTTGCCAGCATGTTTGCATTGAGTGATGGAGGCCACAGATGTGAACCTTCTGACTCTGAGTCTTGTGCCTTCCTCACGAAGCTGAAGCTGCCTATGCTCAATTTTCCATTGTCCATACACTCTCAGTTCAGTATTTCCGCTAGTGGACAGAGCCCTTTAATCCTCTTGGTAATCAGCTTGATAGGTGGCATGCATATTAATAATGATGGGAATATAGAGAACTATCGTTTCCCAAAGGAACTCCGAGAGAGTGCCAATTTTACGTTATAACCATTCACAAGGCTCACTGGGGCGGGTCTGCTGGTAGGAGGAGGAGCTATAGTGGAAGTTAATGAATAGTTGTATTGTAAGATGGTGTCACAGCTGAGAAATGGCCATTGCTGAAATGTTTCAGGTGTGGGAAGATGGAAACCAACTTCTCCATTCCTCTGAATGAAACTGAGGAGGTGCTCCCTGAGCCTGCTGGCCACACCGTTCTGTGGATCTTCTCATTGCTAGTCCACGGAGTCACCTTTGTCTTCGGGGTCCTGGGCAATGGGCTTGTGATCTGGGTGGCCGGATTCCGGATGACACGCACAGTCAACACCATCTGTTACCTGAACCTGGCCCTAGCTGACTTCTCTTTCAGTGCCATCCTACCATTCCGAATGGTCTCAGTCGCCATGAGAGAAAAATGGCCTTTTGGCTCATTCCTATGTAAGTTAGTTCATGTTATGATAGACATCAACCTGTTTGTCAGTGTCTACCTGATCACCATCATTGCTCTGGACCGCTGTATTTGTGtcctgcatccagcctgggcccAGAACCATCGCACCATGAGTCTGGCCAAGAGGGTGATGACGGGACTCTGGATTCTCACCATAGTCCTTACCTTACCAAATTTCATCTTCTGGACTACAATAAGGACTACGAATGGGGACACATACTGTATTTTCAACTTTGCATTCTGGGGTGACACTGCTGTAGAGAGGTTGAACGTGTTCATTACCATGGCCAAGGTCTTTCTGATCCTCCACTTCATTATTGGCTTCAGCGTGCCTATGTCCATCATCACAGTCTGCTATGGGATCATCGCTGCCAAAATtcacagaaaccacatgattaaaTCCAGCCGTCCCTTACGTGTCTTCGCTGCTGTGGTGGCTTCTTTCTTCATCTGTTGGTTCCCTTATGAACTAATTGGCATTCTAATGGCAGTCTGGCTCAAAGAGATGTTGTTAAATGGCAAATACAAAATCATTCTTGTCCTGATTAACCCAACAAGCTCCTTGGCCTTTTTTAACAGCTGCCTCAACCCAATTCTCTACGTCTTTATGGGTCGTAACTTCCAAGAAAGACTGATTCGCTCTTTGCCCACTAGTTTGGAGAGGGCCCTGACTGAGGTCCCTGACTCAGCCCAGACCAGCAACACAGACACCACTTCTGCTTCACCTCCCGAGGAGACGGAGTTACAAGCAATGTGAGGTCGGGGATATTTTTGGGCTCTGTCTTTTTCTACGCTGCGTTAagcggaaaaaaaaaattctgacagtgtttttcttcctctttcataccaccaccaccaccacaatcatcaACATAAAGGAAGTCTGTACCAAATCTGTAGGGGGTTTTCCCCACAACCAAGCAatagacaccagctgggtgtcctacaattaaattccaacactatctacctggagctactgtcagatcccacaggtttaAGGGCTCATTCCCCAAGTCTGCTCCTCCAGTTGAGACACAAGTCACAAATCCAGGCTTCTGAAACTTCGGACCAACCAGCTTCAATCAGGGTTCCCACTACCCCCTCTTTGGGGGTAGAGTGGCTCATGGAACTcagagaaacatttattttggcttgctggtttattataaaagcaaggtttattataaaagatactacaaaggatacagatgaagaggcACATAGGGCAAGGTACAGGGTTCCATGCCCTCCCTGAGTGCATCACCCTCTGGGAACCTCCGTGTGTTCACGTCTCATGAAGCTCTCCAAATCcagtcctcttgggtttttatggaagcttcatgatgTCAGCATTCTTTCCTCCAGTGTATAGGATGGGACCCTCTCTGGGGAGGGTCTTAAGACCCACAATTAGAAAGGCGAGGGAAGATTAGAGTCCTGCTTTGGGGTagatgaaaggaaaggagagagattctgtttcctgaggctTAATAcacccaacattataacaaagGACTGTAGCAAGGGCTATGGGAGTTCTGAAGCAGAAACCATGGGCTAAAACCAACATACATCTTAATACCAGATACCCTAATCCCAGTCCTAACTTCATTTAACCTTGGTCACATTGAGTCATTCCAGGATGAGTGGCTCAAGTATTTCCTCAGGGAAAATACTTCTGTGCCCCCTGATTTGAGGGTAAGAAGTAGATAATGAGGCCACTGTGGGTGTTATTTTTTCATGTCTGGACCTCAGCCTATATCCTGAGACTAAGTGGAAGTGGGAAAAGAGTACAAGAGACAAAGTGGGGATATTTGTAAGGCTTAGATGAGATAGtgttcttttagaaaaaaactttatCTTACCATTAAGTAAAATGTTTGCCATAGGCTTTCTGgggctttctctttttaaagtcaGACTGTTGAAGGCTTCTTCTATTCTTATTTGTtaagagttttcttttattgtttaaatcatgaatgaatgttgaattttattaaatgcagtttctgtaaatattaacgtgatcatattatttttattctttcatttacataattataaattagATTAAGTTTTCAATGTTAAGCTACCCTTGCATTTATGAAATAAACCACGCTTGCTCATGATGGTTTTTGAACATTTATAATCTGTCTCACAGATTTGTTTAGAATTTCTGTATTTATGTTTATGTAGAGATGGCTCTGTTATTTCACTTTTCTCTACTGTCCTTGTTAACTTTTACATAAAACTTACGTTTTCCTGAAAGGAGTTTGGAAGTGATTTTCTGATTCTATCCTCGGGTATTATATCTTTgtcaaacatttagaaaaatttgCTAGTGAAGCCAACTGGATCTTGGGTTTGCTTTTTGGGAAGGCTTTTAAATATAGGTTCGATTTCTTTAACAATTATTAGACCTGgcagttttctttttcacattgttcactttTGGTAAACTGTGATTTTCAAATTCAAGGAATTTGGCCATTTCATCCCAATTACCAAACTTATGTAATCACCCAgtgggttcttcctgcctgctgcacagacaaaaccagtTTACTGAGACTGTagtattgcagtaaagaaagatgCAGTATTGCAGTAAACATGATGCTGGCCACATGGATGAACTGGAGTTATCAGTCAAATCAGTTTCCCTCAAGGCTGAGAGGTTATggtttttcaaagatagtttggtgggcaggagactagggaatgggtgctgctgactgGTTGGGAAGGCAATCATAGGAGAGTGGAAAGTGGTCCTCAAGCACTGAGTCTGCCTTGGAGTGAGAGGGTCACAGGACCACTTGAGTCATAAGTCATGAGCCCTGGTAAGGTCAGTCAGTTGCTAGAATGcaagtctgaaaaacatctcaaaagactaatcttaggttctacaatagagGTGTTACCTATAGAAGTGAttggggaagtcacaaatcttggTCTTTACTGCCCAGGTGTCTCTGGCCACATGACGTCTGGCAATAAAGGATTATAGAAACTATAAtcctacattttagcagaattcagactCCTTGAATAATCCTCATCTTAGGGCCTTTCATTACTTTTCAGTCTCAGAGCAAGAAGGGTGTTAGTTAGGGAAGGCCTACTATCATCCTTGCTTCcatgttaaactataaactaaattcttccCCGGTTATCTTAGCCTACAACCAGGAGTGAACAAAGACAGATAACCTTTGAGGCTAGAGGCAGGAAGGAGTCAGCCACgttagatttctctcactgtcaaAATTTTTGCAAATGTGGTTTCACTTATTGGCATGAGACAGTATAATAACTGTATGGTACTTGATATGTTTCTTTCAAGTAATGAGAATGTAAGCTACCTGAGGGCAGGTATTTTGGTCTATATTGTTTGCTGATGGATCCCAATCCCCTGCAAATAAGATAGTGTCTGATATGtgataggcactcaataaatgtttatggcaTTGATAAACAATAATATCACTTAATGTCCAGTCAAAATTATCTCCAGCCCTCATAATATGAATCAGGTCAGGTCTAGTAAATTCCCATCCTCAGGTCCACAGTATTTGTAAATTCCCAGCTGGCTTACATTTTCATGAACAT contains:
- the FPR3 gene encoding N-formyl peptide receptor 3 produces the protein METNFSIPLNETEEVLPEPAGHTVLWIFSLLVHGVTFVFGVLGNGLVIWVAGFRMTRTVNTICYLNLALADFSFSAILPFRMVSVAMREKWPFGSFLCKLVHVMIDINLFVSVYLITIIALDRCICVLHPAWAQNHRTMSLAKRVMTGLWILTIVLTLPNFIFWTTIRTTNGDTYCIFNFAFWGDTAVERLNVFITMAKVFLILHFIIGFSVPMSIITVCYGIIAAKIHRNHMIKSSRPLRVFAAVVASFFICWFPYELIGILMAVWLKEMLLNGKYKIILVLINPTSSLAFFNSCLNPILYVFMGRNFQERLIRSLPTSLERALTEVPDSAQTSNTDTTSASPPEETELQAM